The genomic interval TTGCAGCCCTTTAAGGGAGTTGGCGCCTATTACCTAACCAAAAGTACCGCACCATCATGGCTTCGAAAGTGAAGATTTTCTCTGGTAATGCTTCTAAAGTTTTAGGGGAAAGAATTGCGGACGAGTACGGTGTAGAACTGGGTAATATCGTCACCTCGGAATTCAGCGACGGCGAGTTCCAGCCAAGTTTTGAAGAGACGGTTCGTGGAGATAAAGTGTTCCTAGTGAACAGCACCAATCCACCTACCGAAAACTTGATGGAGTTGTTGCTGATGATCGACGCCGCAAAGCGTGCTTCTGCCAAGCAGATTATCGCGGTGATGCCTTACTTCGGTTGGGCGCGGCAAGATCGCAAGGATAAGCCTCGTGTACCCATCGGTGCCAAAATGGTGGCCAACTTGTTGACCGCCGCGGGAGCTACCCGCATTGTGACCATGGACCTGCACGCGGATCAAATCCAAGGGTTCTTTGAAGTACCAGTAGATCACCTCTTCGCGTCGGCTATTTTCTTGCCGTACTTGGAGAGTTTGAAATTGGATAACCTCACGATCGCCTCCCCTGATATGGGTGGGTCGAAGCGAGCAAACTCCTACGCCAAATACCTCAACGCTGAGGTGGTGATTTGCTATAAACAACGTCTGAAGGCCAATGTCATCGAAAAGATGACGGTCATTGGAGATGTGACGGATCGCGACATTGTTTTGGTGGATGACATTATTGACACCGCCGGAACACTGACCAAAGCGGCCGATTTGATGATGGAGCAAGGAGCACGCAGCGTGCGCGCAGTTTGTACCCATCCAGTGCTCTCAGGCAGTGCCTACGAGCGCATTGAGAATTCGGCTTTGGAAGAGTTGATCGTCACTGATACCATCCCGTTGCGTCAGCAATCGGCAAAGATCCGCGTGGTGAGTGTGGCGCCGCTCTTTGCTAATGTGTTCAAACGGGTCAGCAAGCATAAGTCAATTAGTTCGCACTTTATCGTATAAGCACTCAAAAAGAAAAGCGAAATGGAAGTAGTATCGATCAGCGGAAAACTACGTGAGGTAGTTGGAAAGAAAGACGCCAAAGGATTGCGTCGTGAAGAGTTGGTTCCTTGCGTCGTTTATGGAGGAGAGGAAAACATCCACTTCTACACCAATACCCGCAGCTTTAAAGACCTCATCTTTACAGCAGACGCTCACTTGGTTGAGCTCGATATCGACGGAAAAAAAGTTCAAGCGGTTTTGAAGGCCACTCAGTACCACCCGGTAACTGATGAGTTGATGCACGCAGACTTCATGCAAGTCTTTGATGACAAAGAGGTCATCATGCAGATTCCTGTACACTTGCAAGGTAGCGCCCTTGGGGTACGTAACGGGGGTAAATTGCGTCATGCACAGCGCCGTTTGCAAGTGAAGGCTTTGCCTAAAGATCTTCCAAGCGCCATCGAAATCGACATTACCAACATGCGTATTGGCCACACCAAAACGGTTGCTGATATTCAAGAAGGTAAGCCTTTCGAAATTCTCAATGCATCACGCTCTGTAGTCGTAGCTGTCTTGACTGCTCGTAACGCAGTCGATGATGACGAAGAAGACGAAGACGAAGAAGGCGAAGGTGGTGAAGGCGAAGCAGCCGAAGCTCCTGCCGCTGAAGCAGCTGAATAAGCGTGAAGAAGAGTCTCATTGTAGGCCTAGGAAATATTGGGGCGGAGTACGCGAATACCCGTCACAACATTGGATTTCAAATACTGGATGCACTCGCAGAGTCATCCAGTATTTCTTTTTCTGCCGACCGCTATGGGGATCGGGCCGAGTTCAAATGGAAGGGGCGTCCCTTCGTGCTCATCAAGCCGAATACCTATATGAACCTCAGCGGTAAGGCGGTCAACTACTGGATGCAAAAGGAGAAAGTGCCGGCGAACCAGATCTTGGTGGTCACGGACGATTTAGCCCTGCCTTTTGGTAAGCTTCGCCTCAAGGGGAAAGGAAGCGATGGAGGTCACAACGGGCTCAAGAACATCCAACAATTGCTGGGACACCCGAACTACGCGCGTCTGCGCTTCGGCGTGGGGAATGACTTCGCCAAAGGCCGTCAAGTAGACTATGTCTTGGGGGAATGGGGCGCAGAAGAGCAGCCCGAACTGGGCGCGCGCATCGACTTGGCAATCGACATGATTAAGTCCTTTGGAACGGCTGGGCTCCAGCGTACCATGAACGATTTCAATAACCGATAAGGGGGCATCGTGCCGTAGGCACTGCTCTTATTCTACCGTAACCGACTTGGCTAGGTTCCGCGGCTGATCCACATTGGTTCCGCGCATCACGGCTATGTGGTAGGACAGCAGCTGCAAAGGCACCGTGGCTAAAAGCGGAGTGAAGGCCTCTTCCGTGTCCGGAATGACAATCACGTCCTCGCTCAGCTCTTCCACCTGACCGTCCTTCTGGTTTACAATGGCCAGAATGCGGCCGGAGCGCGCGTGTACTTCCTGCATGTTGCTCAGTACCTTTTCGTAATGTCCGCGGCGCGGAGCAATAAAAACCACCGGCATGTCGCGGTCGATCAAGGCAATGGGTCCGTGCTTCATCTCTGCGGCCGGATATCCTTCGGCGTGGATGTAGCTAATCTCTTTAAGCTTCAGCGCTCCTTCCAAGGCCACGGGGAAGTTGTATCCTCGGCCCAGGTACAAGGCGTTGTTGGCGTCTTTGTATTGCGCCGCGATGTGCTGAATGTGCGCGTCCTCCTTCAAGAGCTCTTCGATGTAATCGGGCACTCGGTCAAGCTCCCAAACCAGCTCGCGGTAGCGGCTTTCAGAGAGCACTCCTCGGCGACGGCCCAATTCCATGGCAATCAAAGTCAATACGGTCACTTGAGCCGTAAAGGCCTTGGTCGAAGCCACTCCGATCTCGGGTCCGGCATGGGTGTAGGCTCCTGCATCGGTCTCCCGAGCGATGGAACTTCCCACCACGTTGCACACCCCAAAAATAGTGGCCCCTCGGCTCTTGGCTAATCGAATGGCCGCCAAGGTATCGGCCGTTTCACCAGACTGTGATATGGCAATTACCACATCGTTTTCGTTGATGACCGGGTTGCGGTAGCGGAACTCACTCGCGTACTCTACTTCGACCGGCATACGCGCCAAATCTTCGAAGAGGTACTCGGCCACCAGTCCGGCGTGCCAGCTGGTTCCACAACCTATGATGATGATGCGGTGGGCGTTCAAGAACTTGCTCTCATACTCCCGAATACCGCTCATGTTGATGATGCCTTCTTCCGGCAGTAGGCGTCCTCTCAAGGTATCGCGCACACTGCGTGGCTGCTCGTAAATCTCCTTGAGCATGAAGTGGTCAAAACCACCCTTCTCAATCATCTCCAAGCTGAGCTGAAGCTCTTGCACGTACGGCGTGATGGACTCGCTGGAATGAATCTTCGAGATCTTCATTTCCTGACCAACCTGAAGCACGGCCATTTCATCTTCCTCCAAGTAAACCGCGTTGTTCGTGAACTCCAAAAATGGCGTGGCATCTGAGGCGATGAAGTATTCCTCCTCCCCGACACCAATGACCAAGGGACTTCCCTTGCGCGCGCAGATGACCGTATCTTGGTTGTTCTTGGACATGACCACAATGGCATAGGCTCCAATCACCTGCTGAAGTGCTGTTCGCACCGCTTCTTCAAAGCTTACGCCTGCGGCGCGATAGGCATCGTCAATCAAGTTGACCAATACCTCTGTATCCGTTTCACTCTTAAAGCTGTATCCCCGCTTTTGGAGCTCCGCTTTAAGCGTGTCAAAATTCTCAATGATTCCGTTGTGGACCAAGACCATCTCTTCGTTCTCGCTGTAATGCGGATGCGAGTTGTGGTCCGATGGCGCTCCGTGCGTTGCCCAACGGGTATGGCCAATGGCCATGGTACTGGTGGTGTCGTGGTCGCCTACTTCGGCTTCCAAGTCACTGACCTTTCCTTTCTTTTTAAAGAGATTGAAGTCGGCGTTTTGCAACAAAGCAACGCCGGCGCTGTCGTATCCTCGATACTCCAATCGCTTGAGTCCGTTGATGACGATGGGATAGGCCTCTCTATGACCCAAATACCCGACAATACCACACATAGGTGCTACGGTTTAGTGTATGTCAAAATCAATTTCATGCGGTCTTCCCCGTATAGGTTCGGGTCGGAGCCTTTCAACACAGCGCGGTTCGCTCGAATGGCATTTCCAGACACGACCAAGACCAGGGTTTCGTTGGGTTCCCCGTCGTTGATCACCGAGTGGACGTGCCGAGCGATGTTAAAGGTATATTTATTCTCGGAAGATTGAAATCCTCCCATATAATGTTCGGTGCCTTCAGACTGGTCAATCAAGGAGCTCGTTTGTCCTTCTTCGTTCATCTTTAGGAGCACCATATTGGCCACTTCTTCCCAAACCATGTTGGACCCATCGACCAGCGGAAATTCAATGATTGCTTGATTGATGATGATGTTGCTGTCCCGCAAAGCGGTTAATCCTGGAATCCGAATAGCCGTGCGCATTCCATTCAAACCTTGTACATAGGCTTCCGGCTCTCCATAGCCCGTGGTGTCTACCGGTTTTAAGCTGAGCGATGTGGCACTGTAGTCGTGGTAGAATCGGTTCGATCGTTGAGCGTTGCTGTTAAAGACCAAGCTGTAACTCAAGCTGTCCAACTCATCATTGTGGTAGTAGATGGTCATGCGCGTAGCCGGGTCCGGCATGTCCAAATAGAACATCTCGCTCGATACCTTGGTGGTGAAGTGCAGTCCTTTGATGTACTGACTGAAGTTCTCGTTGTTCAGCAAATCATCCGCCGATCCATCCAAGACGCGCTGACCAAAGGATGCCGGCATTCTCAAATTCATAGTGTCGGGACCCAATTCTCCTGAACTCACGGTGTCTTCAATGGAAGGCACAAACAAGGTGTCCAAAAGCGGCGTTGGATCAAATTCAAAGGTCTTATTGGAATAGTAGAAGGTGTCCAATACGGCTTCCATCGCCTCGGTCATCTCGTAGATGGTGATGCCGAGCATATTCGGCTGATCCGTTGGACCGTACATCCCCGGGCTGTCAAAGCGGACCGATAACACTACCGAATCACAGACCGGATTATCCTCGAAAAGCACGTTGTTGCTCGGGAGGCGGATTTGTGTGAAGAAGTCCGCTTGGGTAAACCCAAAGACGGGATCCATCATCCGGCCCAAAGGCGAGCGGAAAAGTGTGGCCGTTCCCGTTGAATCATCTGGAAGTCGGAAGGCCGTCAAGGTCAAGGTATCCATGCGCAGAACATCGATCCGATCCTCTGGGGGCTGGATGTCCACCCCAATACTCGAAACGTCCTTCTCACAAGAAAGAAGCCCCACCAGCAAGGCGAGGCTGCACAATCTAATCCAGTGCTTCATGTTCCAATAACTCTTGAGCGGTTGGTTTAGTGCCTTAGGCTACAGATTCTTCTACCAGGATTTCTTGGTAGAACTCTTGGTACGCTTGAGAGCGCTCTTCGTCACTCACTACGTCCAACAACGGCAATCCGCGGTCTGTAGCGTGTGCCTTCAGGTCCTCAGATACGCCTTCGGTTCCAACGGTCACAGCGTCACTGTGCTCAATGGCAATCTTGTTCAAGTTCATGAAGTCCGGTGTAGAAATGGTCTCCACACATTTCTCTCCTTCGTTCAACTTGATTTTCTTAGCCATATCCTCACTGAGGCTTCCACTGAACTCATTGTTGTACAAGGAGTACACCAACTTGCTGTCCTCAAAAATCGGATCGTCCGCAAAGTTCTTTTTCAGGTAAATCGGCAACATGGAAGTCATCCAGCCGTGAGCGTGGATAACATCCGGTTTCCAGCCCAATTTCTTAACCGTTTCCAGTACTCCGCGACAGAAGAACAAGCTGCGTTCGTCGTTGTCCGCGAATAGGTCTCCCTTATCATCGGTCAAGGTCGCTTTGCGCTTAAAGTACTCTTCGTTATCGATGAAGTACACCTGGATGCGAGAAGTAGGAATGCTGGCCACTTTGATGATCAAAGGCTGGTCCATATCGTTGACAATGAGGTTCATTCCAGAAAGACGAATGACTTCGTGCAATTGGTGACGACGCTCATTGATGCAGCCAAAACGCGGCATAAAAATGCGCACTTCGTGGCCGGCTTCGTTCATTAAGGTTGGTAGGTCTTGGGAGAGTTTAGATATCGGTGATTCAGGTAGGTAGGGGGTTATTTCTTGCGAAACGTAGAGGATTCTCTTCTTTTCCATAATCCGCTTTAATCTTGTCAATTGAGAAGACGCGAAATTACGCAAATTTTACCGTTTTATCAAGGATAGTGCTATGTTTGCTTCCTTAACGCACCCTGTCTTCCTATGGATTCTTACCGCCATGTAGCCGACCTTCGGCGGAGATTGGATGACGCCCTCGCGGGCGGATGTCGGATCGGATTTGTACCGACCATGGGAGCCCTTCATTCGGGTCACTTGAACCTCATTGAGCGCTCTGTAGCCGAGAACTCTTTCACGGTGGTGTCCATCTACGTGAATCCTACCCAGTTCAACAATCCTAACGATCTAAGCACCTACCCCAGACAGCCTCAAAAGGACTTGGAACTCCTTCGCAGCGCGGGTTGTGATGCGGTCTTTTTCCCGTCGGATGAAGAGATGTACCCAAAAGGTGTTCAGGCCCATCACTACGACCTGGGTCATCTGGACTCGGTTATTGAAGGCGAACACCGTCCTGGTCATTTTCAAGGAGTCGCCACGGTGGTCGATCACCTCTTCCGACTGGTTCAGCCGCATGTCGCCTACTTTGGCGAAAAGGACTTCCAGCAGGTAGCCGTCATTCGGCGCATGGTTGAAGTAACTGGACACTCCGTAGAGGTTGTGGCCTGCCCAACGGTGCGTGAGTCCGATGGACTGGCCCTGAGCTCCAGGAATTTGCGTCTGTCTCCCGAACAACGACGCACCGCTACCATCCTCTCTAAAGCCCTTTTTTACCTCAGAGATCAAGGCATTCACGACTCCCTTCCCAATGCCTTACTCGAAGCTCGCGCCCAATTGGCCCAAGAGCCATCCATAGAACTTGAGTACCTGGAAATTGTGAACCCTGAGACCTTCGAACGGTTAATTGAATGGCCAGCGCAAACCGAGGTACGGGCCTGCATTTCAGCACACTTAGGCGATGTCCGCTTAATTGACAATGTTGGCATTATTGCGTAATTTTGCGCCGCAAACAGAACACTATGCTCATCGAAGTCTGTAAATCCAAGATCCACCGGGTCAAAATCACCGACGCTGATCTGCACTACATCGGCAGCATCACCATCGACGAAGACCTCATGGATGCCGCGAACTTGATCGAGGGGGAAAAGGTGCAAATCGTCAACATCAACAATGGCGAGCGCTTGGAAACCTACGTGATCAAAGGAAAGCGAGGATCAGGAGAGGTTTGTATGAATGGGCCTGCGGCCCGACGCGTGCAAGCCGGTGACATCGTCATCATCATCGGATATGCCCAAATGGACTTCGAAGAGGCCAAAACCTTTAAGCCCGCTATTGTCTTCCCGAACGAGGAAACCAATCGTCTCAACTAAATCAGACGAGTGAATAAGCGGTTCAGCAAGATTTTACGCACCATCTTGATCCTGGTCATTACCGGGGTCCTTATTTTCTTTGCCTTTCAGGGCATCGAGCTTGACGAACTCATTCAAGATCTCAGCGAAGCCAACTACTGGTGGGTTCTTTGGACCGTCCTTTTGGGTTGGTTTGCCTATGTGGCACGGGGCCTTCGTTGGCTCATCCTCATCGACGCGATGGGATACAAAGCCAACACCTGGCGCAGCATTCACGCCGTCAGTATTGGCTACTTCACCAATCTTTTGGTGCCCAGAGCAGGTGAAATTGCCCGTTGCACCTCTTTGAGTCAAACTGACGACATCCCCGTGGATAAGCTCTTTGGGACGGTGATCGTTGAACGGGTGATCGACTTCATTATTCTCGGTCTCTTCATCCTCACCGCCCTCATTGTTCAATTCGACAACATTATGGGGTTCTTTACAGCCGTTGGTGAGGCGCGTTCAACAGGTAGTAGCGGAGGAGGAATTTCTACACTCCTTCTGTACCTCGCCGGGATAGGAGTTCTAGTACTTGTCCTGTTCTGGGTGTTCCGAAAGCGATTGATGGCTACCGTTCTTTTCGAAAAGGTAAGAGGGTTTATACTCGGTGTATTTGACGGAATGAAAACCGTGTATAAAATGAAGCGCAAAGGCGCATTTATTGGGTACACCTTGATCATCTGGTTCACGTATTTCGGGATGATCTACTACAATTTCTTTTCCCTTCCCAACTTCGACGTCCTCGGCATAGGAGACGGAATAACCATGACCGTCATTGGCGGACTAGGGATGGTGGTACCGTCACAGGGAGGTATTGGGAGCTATCACCTTGCTGTCTCCTACGGGATGACTGTTCTTGGATCTTCCTATGGGCTTGAGGACATCCTCAATAAACAAAGTGGATTGACCTACGCTACCCTCGTCCATACGAGCCAAACGCTCATGTCTTTGGTGGCCGGTTCCATTGCCCTTTTTGCCCTATATTTAGCTCGTACCAGAAAGAATCGGTCTAGCGAATAAACATGGGGCATCTCGACTACGTCCAAGCCAAAATTCACACCTTTCAATCTTTCCCACAGCAGCGCCACTTATGGAGCTTCATGGCGGAAAAGGTGGTCTTCACCAATGGGTGTTTTGACCTCCTCCACTCTGGCCACTTGACCTATTTAGCCAAGGCCCGAGACTTGGGACAGCATTTGGTGGTAGGCTTGAACTCCGACGACTCCGTGAAGCGTCTGAAAGGGGAAAGCAGACCGGTCAAAGGCCTTGAGGACCGCGCCCTGGCCTTGGCATCCCTTAGCTTTGTCGACGCTGTTATTTCCTTTGAGGAAGACACTCCCGCAAAGCTCATTGAGCTGGTCCGCCCCGATGTACTCGTCAAAGGCGGTGACTACGCTATCGAAGAAATCGTTGGCCATGAATTGGTACAGGGTTATGGCGGATTGGTGACCACCATAGATCTTGTTCCCGGGAAAAGCACCACGGGTTTGATTGAGCGAATGAACGAGCATGGCTAAGACCAAAACCACCTATTTCTGCCAGAATTGTGGGACCGAATACGCCAAATGGATGGGTCAATGTACCTCCTGTGGCGAATGGAATACCATCGTCGAGGAACTCGTGCGCAAAGGAAAGGATAAGGCGGGTTGGCAATCCAATGGATCGTCAAAAGCTCCGACCAAACCCAAACCCATTCAAGAAATCGATCTCGGTGCAGAGCAGCGCATCAACACCGCGGGTAACGAGCTCAATCGGGTACTAGGAGGCGGTTTAGTTCCGGGCTCCGTAGTGCTCTTGGGCGGCGAGCCCGGCATCGGGAAATCGACCTTGATGCTTCAGATCGCTCTGCGGATGAAGCGAACCAAGATTTTATACGTCAGCGGAGAGGAAAGCGAAAAACAAATACGAATGCGGGCGGAGCGCATTGGGGTAACCAATGAAGAATGCTACTTGCTTCCCGAGACCAACGCACAGCACATTTTTGCCCTGGCTGACGAGGTTGCTCCTCAAATGCTCGTTATCGACTCCATCCAAACCTTGCACAGTGATACCGTTGAGTCGGCACCGGGAAGCGTATCCCAAATTCGTCAATGTACCGCGGAGTTGATCCGCTATGCCAAGGACTCAGGAGTCCCTGTTTTCGTCATTGGTCACATCACCAAAGAAGGCAACCTAGCCGGCCCCAAAGTATTGGAGCACATGGTGGATGTTGTCCTTCAATTTGAAGGGGACCGCAACTACAACTACCGACTGCTCCGCGCCCACAAAAATCGATTTGGAAGCACCCAAGAACTCGGTATTTACGAAATGCACGGCGGTGGACTTCGCGAAGTCGCCAACCCTTCCGAACTCTTGATTTCGGAAAAAGAGGGCCCCACCAGCGGCACGGCTGTGGCTGCTACATTGGAAGGCATGCGCCCTATGATGATCGAAATTCAGGCGCTTGTCAGCTCTGCGGTGTACGGAAACCCACAACGCTCTGCCACGGGCTATGACCTTCGACGATTAAATATGTTACTCGCTGTTCTCGAAAAACGTTGTGGTTTTCAGCTGGGCCAGAAGGATGTCTTTCTAAACATTACGGGAGGCATTAAAGTCGCCGATCCGGCCATTGATCTGGCAGTAATGGTAGCGGTTTTGAGCTCCAATGTGGATTTGGCTTTAACGGAGAAGGTCTGTTTTGCAGCCGAAGTTGGGCTCACCGGAGAAATCCGGCCGGTTCAGCGCATTGAACAACGAATTAAGGAGGCCGAAAAGCTGGGCTTTGACGCGATCTACATCAGCAAATTCAACAAGGTGAAGGCCGATGATTTTAGCATCCGCGTAGTTCAAGAATCCAAGATCGAACGTATCTTCCAGCATCTCTTTGCCGGATGAAGCCCCTACTGGACATAGAAAATTTAGTTGTTGAGTTTCGCTCAGATAAACGTTATACCCCTGCAGTAAAGGGAGTGAGCTTCAGCGTTGGGCGGGGTGAGACCGTCGGTGTGGTCGGTGAGTCCGGTTCGGGTAAATCCGTGACGTCGCTGAGTGTCATGCGCCTCATTCCGGAACCCCCTGGGCGTATTTCACAAGGTCGAGTCCATTTCCACGAAGCGGATGGAAGTACGACGAATTTACTGGAGCTTCCTCCAGGGAAAATGCGTCAGTACCGCGGGAATCGCATTGCCATGATTTTCCAAGAACCCATGACCTCCTTGAATCCCGTCTTTACCTGTGGAGACCAAGTCATGGAGGCTATTCTGGAGCACCGAACAAAGGATAAAAAAGAAGCTAAGAAGCTCACGCTTGAGCTTTTTGAAAAGGTCAAGCTTCCCAGACCAGAAGCCATCTTCAAGAGCTATCCCCACCAGATCTCGGGCGGACAGAAACAGCGGGTCATGATTGCCATGGCCATTAGTTGTGAACCCGATCTATTGATCGCTGATGAACCCACAACGGCGCTGGATGTCACTGTTCAAAAGACCATTTTGGAGTTGATCAAAGAGCTTCAAGAAGAGCTGGGAATGGGCGTGATTTTCATTACCCATGACCTGGGTGTTGTAGCGGACATCGCCGACAAGGTGGTGGTGATGTACCGGGGAGAAATTGTAGAATCCGGACCCACCGAGGATATTTTCAAACGCCCCGAACACCCCTACACCAAGGGGCTATTGGCGTGTCGCCCGCCGCTGGATCATCGAGTGATGAGCTTGCCTACAGTACAGGATTATTTGGACGGGGTGGAAAAAGATCGACGCGAGGATCCATCGCGCCGTGAGGCGCAGCATCTGAAACTCTACGCACAAGAGCCCATGATTCAGGTCGAAGAGCTCAAGACATGGTTCCCGGTTGAGAGCAATTTTTGGGGTAAAGCGACTTCATACGTGAAGGCCGTTGATGGAGTGAGCTTCGAGGTCTATCCTGGGGAGACCCTAGGGCTGGTTGGTGAATCGGGCTGCGGCAAAACGACCTTAGGAAGAACCTTGCTGGGGCTTCAAGCAGCGCATTCCGGAAGTGTTCGATATGGAAAGAAAGAGCTCATCGGGCTCAGCAAGTCGGAGATGCGGCCCCTGCGCAAAGACCTGCAAATCATCTTCCAAGATCCCTTCTCGAGTTTGAATCCGCGTATGACCGTGGGCAAGGCCATTCAGGAACCCATGGAGGTTCATCGCCTTCACGCCCGGGGTGAGCGGAAAGATCAAGTGATCGAGCTGCTGAAAAAGGTGGGACTTGGAGCAGAACATTACGGCCGTTATCCGCACGAATTTTCAGGGGGCCAGCGCCAGCGTATTGGTATCGCTAGGGCGCTCGCGGTTCAACCGAAATTCATTGTCTGCGACGAAAGTGTGAGCGCGTTGGACGTCAGTGTCCAAGCCCAGGTACTGAATTTGCTCAATGAGCTTAAAACGGAGTTTGGATTGACCTATATTTTCATTTCCCATGACCTCAGTGTGGTCAAGCATATGAGCGATCGGATGATCGTGATGAATGCCGGGAAAATCGAAGAGTACGGTGAAGCCGAAGCCGTTTATGCCAACCCAGAATCGGCCTATACGAGGTCCTTAATTGAGGCCATTCCCGGACAAAGTGCTTAGTCGATAATGGTCAAGACTTCAGGATCCTCAAGTCGGGCGTAGTTGTCGTGATTACCAGGTGCCGATAAGCGCTCAAAGGCATACACTTCCACCAGATCTTTTTTGCCGTAAAGGTGCTTGTTGGGGAAAAAGGCCTTCACCAATCGGTAATCCGGAGCTTTCATCAAACGATCCAGCGGTATGCGCCTCTTGGTCATCCGTGAATCCCAGAGAATAAAAGCCCCTGCGTCGTTGCCTTTTACCTTGGGGAAGTACTTCTTGGGGAAAAAGCGCTGGACCTGATCTTGGCGAAAGGGGTTTTTTTCTGTGAAATACAGCACCATGGTATTGTCGCAGAACAGTCGTTTCTCGGTATAGTCACTCGAGCGGTACCAAGAGCCTACCTCTCGGCTGAACTTCGTGAAATCGTCTTCGGGTTTCGGAAATCGATAATCACTCCATACCTGCTGAACACTGAGAAGGCTGATGAGCGCAACGGCGTAAACGCCCGCTTTTTTGGGCAGTCGAAACAACAGTGACCAGGCCGACCAAGACATCAGTAGAGCCAGAGGGAATACGGAAACGATAACGCGTATGAGCCCCATGGAGCCCGCAATTCCCTTATACCACATGTAGCTATGAGCGGCAACAAAAAGCCAAAAAGGGGCTAGGATGAGGGCTAATCGGGCCAATCGTTGTTCCTTGCTGATCTTGAGAAATAAGGTGATGTGTCCCGCGACAAAGCCCGCAAATACTAGGGCATTGAGGTCTC from Cryomorphaceae bacterium carries:
- a CDS encoding glycogen/starch synthase codes for the protein MEKKRILYVSQEITPYLPESPISKLSQDLPTLMNEAGHEVRIFMPRFGCINERRHQLHEVIRLSGMNLIVNDMDQPLIIKVASIPTSRIQVYFIDNEEYFKRKATLTDDKGDLFADNDERSLFFCRGVLETVKKLGWKPDVIHAHGWMTSMLPIYLKKNFADDPIFEDSKLVYSLYNNEFSGSLSEDMAKKIKLNEGEKCVETISTPDFMNLNKIAIEHSDAVTVGTEGVSEDLKAHATDRGLPLLDVVSDEERSQAYQEFYQEILVEESVA
- the glmS gene encoding glutamine--fructose-6-phosphate transaminase (isomerizing) codes for the protein MCGIVGYLGHREAYPIVINGLKRLEYRGYDSAGVALLQNADFNLFKKKGKVSDLEAEVGDHDTTSTMAIGHTRWATHGAPSDHNSHPHYSENEEMVLVHNGIIENFDTLKAELQKRGYSFKSETDTEVLVNLIDDAYRAAGVSFEEAVRTALQQVIGAYAIVVMSKNNQDTVICARKGSPLVIGVGEEEYFIASDATPFLEFTNNAVYLEEDEMAVLQVGQEMKISKIHSSESITPYVQELQLSLEMIEKGGFDHFMLKEIYEQPRSVRDTLRGRLLPEEGIINMSGIREYESKFLNAHRIIIIGCGTSWHAGLVAEYLFEDLARMPVEVEYASEFRYRNPVINENDVVIAISQSGETADTLAAIRLAKSRGATIFGVCNVVGSSIARETDAGAYTHAGPEIGVASTKAFTAQVTVLTLIAMELGRRRGVLSESRYRELVWELDRVPDYIEELLKEDAHIQHIAAQYKDANNALYLGRGYNFPVALEGALKLKEISYIHAEGYPAAEMKHGPIALIDRDMPVVFIAPRRGHYEKVLSNMQEVHARSGRILAIVNQKDGQVEELSEDVIVIPDTEEAFTPLLATVPLQLLSYHIAVMRGTNVDQPRNLAKSVTVE
- a CDS encoding ribose-phosphate pyrophosphokinase, with product MASKVKIFSGNASKVLGERIADEYGVELGNIVTSEFSDGEFQPSFEETVRGDKVFLVNSTNPPTENLMELLLMIDAAKRASAKQIIAVMPYFGWARQDRKDKPRVPIGAKMVANLLTAAGATRIVTMDLHADQIQGFFEVPVDHLFASAIFLPYLESLKLDNLTIASPDMGGSKRANSYAKYLNAEVVICYKQRLKANVIEKMTVIGDVTDRDIVLVDDIIDTAGTLTKAADLMMEQGARSVRAVCTHPVLSGSAYERIENSALEELIVTDTIPLRQQSAKIRVVSVAPLFANVFKRVSKHKSISSHFIV
- a CDS encoding 50S ribosomal protein L25/general stress protein Ctc, which encodes MEVVSISGKLREVVGKKDAKGLRREELVPCVVYGGEENIHFYTNTRSFKDLIFTADAHLVELDIDGKKVQAVLKATQYHPVTDELMHADFMQVFDDKEVIMQIPVHLQGSALGVRNGGKLRHAQRRLQVKALPKDLPSAIEIDITNMRIGHTKTVADIQEGKPFEILNASRSVVVAVLTARNAVDDDEEDEDEEGEGGEGEAAEAPAAEAAE
- a CDS encoding DUF4270 domain-containing protein — encoded protein: MKHWIRLCSLALLVGLLSCEKDVSSIGVDIQPPEDRIDVLRMDTLTLTAFRLPDDSTGTATLFRSPLGRMMDPVFGFTQADFFTQIRLPSNNVLFEDNPVCDSVVLSVRFDSPGMYGPTDQPNMLGITIYEMTEAMEAVLDTFYYSNKTFEFDPTPLLDTLFVPSIEDTVSSGELGPDTMNLRMPASFGQRVLDGSADDLLNNENFSQYIKGLHFTTKVSSEMFYLDMPDPATRMTIYYHNDELDSLSYSLVFNSNAQRSNRFYHDYSATSLSLKPVDTTGYGEPEAYVQGLNGMRTAIRIPGLTALRDSNIIINQAIIEFPLVDGSNMVWEEVANMVLLKMNEEGQTSSLIDQSEGTEHYMGGFQSSENKYTFNIARHVHSVINDGEPNETLVLVVSGNAIRANRAVLKGSDPNLYGEDRMKLILTYTKP
- a CDS encoding aspartate 1-decarboxylase, translated to MLIEVCKSKIHRVKITDADLHYIGSITIDEDLMDAANLIEGEKVQIVNINNGERLETYVIKGKRGSGEVCMNGPAARRVQAGDIVIIIGYAQMDFEEAKTFKPAIVFPNEETNRLN
- a CDS encoding aminoacyl-tRNA hydrolase — its product is MSVKKSLIVGLGNIGAEYANTRHNIGFQILDALAESSSISFSADRYGDRAEFKWKGRPFVLIKPNTYMNLSGKAVNYWMQKEKVPANQILVVTDDLALPFGKLRLKGKGSDGGHNGLKNIQQLLGHPNYARLRFGVGNDFAKGRQVDYVLGEWGAEEQPELGARIDLAIDMIKSFGTAGLQRTMNDFNNR
- a CDS encoding pantoate--beta-alanine ligase, with the translated sequence MDSYRHVADLRRRLDDALAGGCRIGFVPTMGALHSGHLNLIERSVAENSFTVVSIYVNPTQFNNPNDLSTYPRQPQKDLELLRSAGCDAVFFPSDEEMYPKGVQAHHYDLGHLDSVIEGEHRPGHFQGVATVVDHLFRLVQPHVAYFGEKDFQQVAVIRRMVEVTGHSVEVVACPTVRESDGLALSSRNLRLSPEQRRTATILSKALFYLRDQGIHDSLPNALLEARAQLAQEPSIELEYLEIVNPETFERLIEWPAQTEVRACISAHLGDVRLIDNVGIIA